The DNA segment CATGTAAAATTTTTCATCAAGGAAAAACTTCTCATTGGGGCCTTGGGTGACCAAGCCTGCAGTCCCCATGGTTCCCCACTAGGCAGACCCACCCTGGCATGCCAGAGCCTTGGCACCCACACTTGGGGATCTGTGTGGTTTCCAGCTGGGGTGTCTGGAAACAAAAAGGCTGTTTCTTCTGCGCCGCACATACACCTGTGCACACACCAGCACAAGTCACCAGTACATCCTGGATCTGAGCGCAGCCCTCCTGGGCCAAGGCCCCTCCTGGACCCTCTCACACAATCCCACCCCAGTGCCCGGGGCAGCTGGGCCCCTAGAGGCAGGGCTTCGACAGCTGGGACAGGAAGCACGACAAagcaggggacagagggagagaccGCCCAtgcctgccctgctctgcctggGGAGGGCTCTTGTTCTCACGTCCCTGCAGGACAGCCCGACCCTGGGAGACGGGGTGGCCGCCTCTGTCACTTCTGGCTTCGTCCAAAGGGcacattcctcttcctcctgagcAAGTTGCCTGGGTGGGGCCTAATGTGCATTTGCTTGCAGCATCTGTCTTCAGGGAAGCAGCAGGGTGGGCGTGGGACTTGAGGTTCCTTACTTCCTGTCACTTAAAGCTCCAGAGACAGAGCCTCAGAGGAAGAATCTGGCAGAACTGTAATAATAACTGCTCCCCGCCTGTCTGTGTGTGATGCTGACTGAGCTCTAATCCCACACGTTCTCATGTCCCCCTCCCCGCAGTAGCTCCAGTTACCGTCTTCCTTTTCACTCATGTGGAAAAggcagcccagagaggttaagtgacttacccaaagtcTCCCAGCCCCGGAGATGTCTCAGGTGTGCCTGACTGCCTGGTGCCAGCCACCAGGCTGCCGTAGAGGTTTGGGGGTTGATGGATCCCCAAGCTGCCTGCCTGCCAGGATGCCTGGGTCCCTATGTCCCAATGGGGGCAGCCGTGCCCTGAAGGACCCTATTCGCTTGCACACCAGGAAAGGTGATGCCTGGGGCGAGGGACTCCGCGGCAGCTCCAACTTTGCTCTGTTTCTGCTGGCTGTCCTGTTTCTGCAGCACCCAGGGCCCTGCTGTGAAGGTTCTGCAGGTGGATGTGGGTGGCATGTGGGATCTTAGCTCAGGGGCGCTGCTCCCCACCAACCTGTTGGAACCTCACCTATGTCTCTCCCTGCCCCCGAAGTGGTGCTCATCGGGGACTCGGGCGTGGGGAAGAGCAACCTGCTGTCCCGCTTCACCCGCAACGAGTTCAACCTGGAGAGCAAGAGCACCATCGGCGTGGAGTTTGCCACACGCAGCATCCAGGTGGACGGCAAGACCATCAAGGCGCAGATCTGGGACACCGCTGGCCAGGAGCGCTACCGTGCCATCACCTCTGCGTGAGTGGCAGGGCTTGGGAGGCCAGAAGTGTGGGGCCGGTGGGCCCCCAAAGATGGGAGGAGTTGGGTAGGGGGCCCAGGGTGGAGGGACAATTGTCCCAGAAGCTGTAGGACCCTCAGGGAGGCCAACGCCCAGTCCTGCCCACACTGTGACCCTGAAGTAGGCATGTCCCTGGAGTTCCATTGAGGCACTGCAGTGTCACTGGGTGCTGGCTGCACAGTCAGGGCTGTTATCCAGGTTGGCCTGGGCCACTCCACTCTGTCTCTCCTGcctgcccagcctgccctgcccagccAAGTTCCCAGCCTTTCTCTTCCATCAGCTCCCCTGGGTGCCCGCACCTTGTCTCGCACACTTCCTGGCCTCCCCCATACCCCTGGCCTCCTCTTTACCCATACCCAGCCATCAGAACCCCCACTGAGCCACCTCTTTCCAGATCCTCCCAACCCCAGGCGACTCCCCATCAGTCACTTGCTGTCGTCTGGACTCAGTCCACCGACCTCAGGTCACCTCCCCAGATCCTTAATCCTTCAGGGTGGATGTGTGTCCACCTGTCTCCTTGGTGGTCTGGAGGGGCAGGGCCCAGGTGAGCACTGGACATTCTGCCCAGCAGTGGCCCTTTCCCAGCCCAGTCaccatttcctttccctctttggTGGCTGACCCCCTGGGTGTCTTTGGACCCCAGACCCCAAACTCCCTCCTCAGGCCCCCACATTCCTGAGCCAAAtctggggagcagagctggggcctCAGGACATGTACCCCTCCCTGGAGGCCACGATGGCCGCCTCTCGGGCCAAGGAGCTGCGGCCCGCAGAGCCTGGGAGCCCCCCCCCACTCCTCACACCCACGCCCTGCCCCTGTCCTCGCAGGTACTACCGTGGCGCAGTGGGCGCGCTTCTGGTGTATGACATTGCCAAGCACCTGACCTACGAGAACGTGGAGCGCTGGCTGAAGGAGCTGCGGGACCACGCCGACAGCAACATCGTCATCATGCTGGTGGGCAACAAG comes from the Camelus dromedarius isolate mCamDro1 chromosome 27, mCamDro1.pat, whole genome shotgun sequence genome and includes:
- the RAB11B gene encoding ras-related protein Rab-11B, whose amino-acid sequence is MGTRDDEYDYLFKVVLIGDSGVGKSNLLSRFTRNEFNLESKSTIGVEFATRSIQVDGKTIKAQIWDTAGQERYRAITSAYYRGAVGALLVYDIAKHLTYENVERWLKELRDHADSNIVIMLVGNKSDLRHLRAVPTDEARAFAEKNNLSFIETSALDSTNVEEAFKNILTEIYRIVSQKQIADRAAHDESPGNNVVDISVPPTTDGQKPNKLQCCQNL